A single Nicotiana tabacum cultivar K326 chromosome 5, ASM71507v2, whole genome shotgun sequence DNA region contains:
- the LOC107774473 gene encoding MLO-like protein 1, protein MAGGGGDQETNLEFTPTWIVALVCTFIVAISLVVERIIHYAGKYLLKKNQKPLYEALQKIKEELMLLGFISLLLTVFQERMLKICIPKHLSNTWLPCKKDEDANETVHFQTSSSNFFSLIPGGRRLLAESANSGYCKAKDKAPLLSLTALHHLHTFIFVLAVSHVTFSALTILFGGIKIRQWKSWEDSIQKEEYDPEEVIRSKVTHVQDHDFVKGRFLGFGKRSTLLSWLHSFVKQFFGSVTKSDYTTLRLGFIMTHCKGSPKFNFHKYMIRVLEADFKKVVGISWYLWVFVVLFLLLNVHGWHAYFWIAFVPFGLLLAVGTKLEHVITQLAGEVAAKHVAVEGDLVVKPSDDHFWFHRPRLVLLLIHIILFQNSFEIAFFFWIWAQYHFNSCIMGQVGYIIPRLVIGVFVQFLCSYSTLPLYAIVTQMGSSFKKEIFDEHIQDGLVFWAKKAKRRAANGSSQVGHKESSPSPMAVQLSQVEIQESAMEEGNARPATNQLNSKLN, encoded by the exons ATGGCAGGAGGTGGAGGAGACCAAGAAACAAATTTGGAATTTACACCAACATGGATTGTTGCCTTGGTCTGCACTTTCATAGTTGCTATCTCTCTTGTTGTTGAAAGAATCATTCATTATGCTGGCAAG TATTTGCTTAAGAAGAACCAGAAGCCTCTTTATGAAGCCTTACAAAAGATCAAAGAAG AGTTGATGCTGTTGGGATTCATATCTCTGCTTTTGACTGTTTTCCAAGAGAGAATGCTTAAAATATGTATTCCTAAGCACTTGAGCAACACTTGGCTGCCTTGTAAAAAGGATGAAGATGCCAATGAAACTGTTCATTTTCAGACATCCTCCAGCAATTTCTTCTCTTTAATTCCAGGAGGAAGGCGCCTTCTCGCTGAATCTGCTAACTCTGGTTATTGTAAGGCTAAG GACAAGGCACCTTTGCTATCTCTCACAGCATTGCATCATCTCCATACATTTATCTTTGTGCTGGCTGTTTCACATGTTACTTTTTCAGCTCTTACAATTTTATTTGGAGGTATAAAG ATACGTCAGTGGAAATCTTGGGAGGATTCTATCCAGAAAGAGGAATATGATCCAGAAGAAG TAATTCGCTCTAAAGTTACACATGTCCAAGATCATGATTTTGTCAAGGGACGGTTTCTAGGTTTTGGTAAAAGATCAACTTTATTAAGTTGGCTG CATTCGTTCGTCAAGCAATTTTTTGGATCTGTCACAAAATCAGATTATACAACTTTGAGGCTCGGCTTCATTATG ACTCATTGCAAGGGGAGTCCGAAGTTCAATTTTCACAAGTATATGATACGTGTTCTTGAAGCTGATTTCAAGAAAGTTGTTGGGATTAG CTGGTATCTTTGGGTATTTGTGGTCTTGTTCCTATTGCTAAATGTTCATG GCTGGCATGCATACTTTTGGATAGCATTTGTTCCCTTTGGC CTTTTGCTAGCTGTGGGAACTAAACTAGAGCATGTGATAACTCAACTTGCTGGAGAGGTTGCAGCAAAGCATGTAGCAGTTGAAGGAGATTTGGTTGTGAAGCCATCAGATGACCACTTCTGGTTTCATAGGCCGCGACTCGTCTTACTCCTCATTCATATCATCCTTTTCCAGAACTCCTTTGAGATTGCATTTTTCTTCTGGATTTGG GCTCAATATCATTTTAACTCCTGCATTATGGGACAAGTTGGTTATATCATCCCAAGACTTGTCATAGG GGTGTTTGTTCAATTCCTTTGCAGTTATAGTACTCTGCCGCTGTATGCAATTGTCACACAG ATGGGAAGTTCCTTCAAGAAAGAAATATTCGACGAACATATACAAGACGGGCTTGTTTTCTGGGCTAAGAAGGCTAAAAGAAGAGCTGCCAATGGCTCCAGCCAAGTTGGACATAAAGAATCATCCCCTTCTCCTATGGCTGTGCAATTATCACAAGTAGAAATACAAGAATCTGCAATGGAAGAAGGCAATGCCCGGCCCGCGACCAACCAACTCAACTCAAAACTAAATTAA
- the LOC142181127 gene encoding guanosine nucleotide diphosphate dissociation inhibitor 2-like: MDEEYDVIVLGTGLKECILSGLLSVDGLKVLHMDRNDYYGGESTSLNLVQLWKRFRGSDKPPAELGSSRDFNVDMIPKFIMANGALVRVLIHTDVTKYLYFKAVDGSFVYNKGKVHKVPATDMEALKSPLMGIFEKRRARKFFIYVQDYNESDPKTHEGMDLTRVTTRELIAKYGLDDNTVDFIGHALALHRDDRYLDEPAQDTVKRMKLYAESLARFQGGSPYIYPLYGLGELPQAFARLSAVYGGTYMLNKPECKVEFDEEGKVCGVTSEGETAKCKKVVCDPSYLPNKVRKVGKVARAIAIMSHPIPNTNDSHSVQIILPQKQLGRKSDMYLFCCSYTHNVAPKGKFIAFVSTEAETDNPESELKQGVNLLGPVDEIFYETYDRSEPVNEPSLDNCFISTSYDATTHFESTVDDVLNLYTKITGKVLDLNVDLSAASAAEE, encoded by the exons atggatgaagaatatgatgTGATTGTGCTCGGCACAGGTCTTAAGGAATGCATCCTTAGCGGTCTTCTATCCGTTGATGGTCTTAAG GTTCTGCACATGGACAGAAATGACTATTATGGAGGAGAATCAACTTCCCTCAATCTTGTCCAG CTTTGGAAGAGGTTTAGAGGAAGCGACAAACCTCCAGCTGAATTGGGTTCTAGCAGGGATTTTAATGTTGACATGATCCCTAag TTTATTATGGCAAATGGTGCTCTTGTGCGGGTGCTAATTCATACCGATGTTACCAAATATTTATACTTTAAAGCAGTTGATGGCAGCTTTGTGTATAACAAAGGAAAG GTCCACAAGGTGCCAGCTACTGATATGGAGGCACTTAAATCTCCTCTGATGGGCATTTTTGAGAAGCGGCGTGCTCGgaaattctttatttatgttcaAGATTATAATGAAAGCGATCCTAAAACACATGAAGGGATGGATCTAACTAGAGTTACCACCAGAGAGCTTATTGC AAAATACGGTCTTGATGACAACACTGTGGACTTCATTGGTCATGCATTGGCACTGCATAGAGATGACCGCTACTTAGATGAACCAGCACAGGATACTGtgaaaagaatgaag CTATATGCTGAGTCTCTTGCTCGTTTCCAAGGAGGATCACCATATATTTATCCTTTGTATGGATTAGGAGAGCTCCCCCAG GCATTTGCTCGACTGAGTGCTGTGTATGGTGGGACCTACATGTTGAATAAACCTGAATGCAAG gtagagtttgatgaagAAGGAAAGGTCTGTGGTGTTACTTCAGAAGGGGAAACTGCAAAATGCAAGAAAGTTGTATGCGATCCTTCCTACTTGCCCAACAAG GTGAGGAAGGTTGGCAAAGTTGCAAGAGCTATCGCGATTATGAGCCACCCAATTCCAAATACCAACGACTCTCACTCTGTGCAGATTATCCTACCTCAGAAGCAGTTGGGTCGCAAATCAGACAT GTACCTGTTCTGCTGTTCTTACACTCATAATGTTGCTCCAAAGGGGAAATTCATCGCATTTGTCTCAACAGAGGCAGAAACTGATAACCCAGAGAGTGAACTGAAGCAGGGCGTCAATCTTCTAGGGCCAGTGGATGAGATCTTCTATGAAACTTATGACAGATCTGAACCTGTCAATGAGCCCTCCTTGGACAATTGTTTTATTTCAACT AGCTATGATGCCACAACTCACTTTGAGTCGACTGTAGATGATGTGCTCAATTTGTACACCAAAATAACTGGAAAG GTTCTCGACCTCAATGTGGATCTAAGTGCTGCTAGTGCTGCCGAAGAATGA